From a region of the Halolamina sp. CBA1230 genome:
- a CDS encoding Phenylacetic acid catabolic protein translates to MNIEEVKEQAEPRAFSPRDDLPREYREAATRMLEFHANSEIMGAYLERPFIRKAPSLERKMAFSAKTQDEIGHGQMLYRAAESLGIKTRDEMLDDLANGDGKFLNCFHYPMESYVETPMIAFFVDGAAMRRQATLKSSSWEPYAHAMDKICFEEGMHVKHGESILRELMSGSKKEQEMTQEAFEEWWPRILQFFGPTDDQSTHHGFAEQVGLKTKSNDELRNAFLNAYMPKAKEYGLEIPDEPRIRDNGDGTYEVVEDDLDWEEFFTVSKNEYEGSIEQIDSRARAQEAVQWVRDMLDGQSTTGSGPTPQAAD, encoded by the coding sequence ATGAACATCGAGGAGGTCAAAGAGCAGGCAGAACCGCGCGCGTTCAGCCCGCGCGACGACCTGCCCCGGGAGTACCGCGAGGCCGCGACGCGGATGCTCGAGTTCCACGCGAACAGCGAGATCATGGGCGCCTACCTGGAGCGCCCGTTCATCCGCAAGGCGCCGAGCCTCGAGCGCAAGATGGCGTTCAGCGCAAAGACGCAGGACGAGATCGGCCACGGCCAGATGCTCTACCGGGCCGCCGAGTCGCTGGGGATCAAGACCCGCGACGAGATGCTCGACGATCTCGCCAACGGCGACGGGAAGTTCCTCAACTGCTTCCACTACCCGATGGAGAGCTACGTCGAGACGCCGATGATCGCATTCTTCGTCGACGGTGCGGCGATGCGCCGACAGGCGACGTTGAAGTCCTCGAGCTGGGAGCCGTACGCCCACGCGATGGACAAGATCTGCTTCGAGGAGGGGATGCACGTCAAACACGGCGAGTCGATCCTGCGGGAGCTGATGAGCGGCTCCAAGAAGGAACAGGAGATGACTCAGGAGGCGTTCGAGGAGTGGTGGCCCCGCATCCTGCAGTTCTTCGGGCCGACCGACGACCAGAGCACCCACCACGGGTTCGCCGAGCAGGTGGGGCTGAAGACGAAATCCAACGACGAACTCCGGAACGCGTTCCTCAACGCGTACATGCCCAAGGCGAAGGAGTACGGGCTGGAGATCCCCGACGAGCCGCGCATCCGTGACAACGGCGACGGCACCTACGAGGTTGTCGAGGACGACCTCGACTGGGAGGAGTTCTTCACCGTCTCGAAGAACGAGTACGAGGGGAGCATCGAACAGATCGACAGCCGGGCCCGTGCCCAGGAGGCCGTCCAGTGGGTGCGCGACATGCTCGACGGCCAGTCGACCACCGGGAGCGGCCCCACGCCGCAGGCGGCCGACTGA
- a CDS encoding PacF protein encodes MIWEVFRQAAPGRAHEHCGNVHAPDREMAKQFAVIQHGRRKPTHSLWVAPQERVSGVYGDEDAGSVDGETDWAVFRQDRAGGYHAHCGQVTADDVDAAKAAAGDAYGDDDPNSLWLVQSRYIGEVTDKEVAFGGTTNKAYRFAQTYNVDAAAEEVQASENEQIDAERRRGDS; translated from the coding sequence ATGATCTGGGAAGTGTTCCGGCAGGCGGCGCCCGGGAGAGCTCACGAGCACTGTGGCAACGTCCACGCGCCCGACCGGGAGATGGCCAAGCAGTTCGCCGTGATCCAGCACGGGCGCCGCAAGCCGACCCACTCGCTGTGGGTCGCCCCGCAGGAGCGAGTCAGCGGCGTCTACGGCGACGAGGACGCCGGATCCGTCGACGGCGAGACCGACTGGGCGGTGTTCCGGCAGGACCGCGCCGGCGGCTACCACGCTCACTGCGGGCAGGTGACCGCAGACGACGTCGACGCCGCGAAAGCCGCCGCGGGCGACGCCTACGGCGACGACGACCCCAACAGCCTCTGGCTGGTCCAGTCGCGCTACATCGGCGAGGTCACCGACAAGGAGGTCGCCTTCGGCGGCACGACGAACAAGGCGTACCGGTTCGCCCAGACGTACAACGTCGACGCGGCCGCCGAGGAGGTTCAGGCCTCCGAGAACGAACAGATCGACGCCGAGCGCCGGCGGGGTGACAGCTGA
- the paaC gene encoding 1,2-phenylacetyl-CoA epoxidase subunit PaaC: protein MSTTRPDLGAPDELSERERDAVEAQLFRLADDEYVQAERYTFWQVRAPTLESDLAVANNAQDELGHARLWYDAIQQLGYSEESLLWESEPDDFQHSTLVELPFSEGDWGDAILRGYLYDVAEEIRLAALEGSTYEAIRNRTSRIQGEEDYHVEHAENWLRRMADDEEASRRVQAALDRLYPYALTLFEPVGDIEEDIVDLGIRDATLEEMRTEWEERTTAFLTDLGFEMPTDAEPVTPTGRDNEHTQHWHDLHEEMVSSYRNLGRHEATTLMDDE from the coding sequence ATGTCGACCACCCGACCCGACCTCGGCGCCCCCGACGAACTCAGCGAGCGGGAGCGCGATGCGGTCGAGGCACAGCTGTTCCGGCTCGCCGACGACGAGTACGTTCAGGCCGAGCGCTACACGTTCTGGCAGGTCCGGGCGCCGACGCTGGAGTCCGACCTCGCGGTCGCGAACAACGCCCAGGACGAACTCGGCCACGCGCGGCTGTGGTACGACGCGATCCAGCAGCTCGGCTACTCCGAGGAGTCGCTGCTGTGGGAGAGCGAGCCCGACGACTTCCAGCACAGCACCCTCGTGGAGCTCCCGTTCTCGGAGGGCGACTGGGGCGACGCGATCCTCCGGGGCTACCTCTACGACGTGGCCGAGGAGATCCGCCTCGCCGCGCTGGAGGGGTCGACGTACGAGGCGATCCGCAACCGCACCAGTCGGATCCAGGGCGAGGAGGACTACCACGTGGAACACGCGGAGAACTGGCTGCGCCGGATGGCCGACGACGAGGAAGCCAGTCGGCGCGTCCAGGCCGCGCTCGACCGACTCTACCCCTACGCGCTGACGCTGTTCGAGCCCGTGGGCGATATCGAAGAGGATATCGTCGACCTCGGCATCCGCGACGCCACGCTCGAGGAGATGCGCACGGAGTGGGAGGAGCGCACGACCGCGTTCCTCACGGACCTCGGCTTCGAGATGCCGACCGACGCCGAGCCGGTGACGCCGACGGGCCGGGACAACGAACACACCCAGCACTGGCACGACCTCCACGAGGAGATGGTCTCCTCCTACCGCAACCTCGGTCGCCACGAAGCGACCACACTCATGGACGATGAGTAG
- the paaD gene encoding 1,2-phenylacetyl-CoA epoxidase subunit PaaD, with protein MSSEPDGPEEFDRPRADEDATPCGYTEYETKERTAEEVPATGEGAEGLEREVWAALYEVEDPEMPVSVVDLGLIYGLELDDGDATIDMTLTYSGCPAREIILEEVEEAAEGVDGVDDAEVRLVWAPDWSLDLVTEQGKEALREFGISVER; from the coding sequence ATGAGTAGCGAACCCGACGGCCCCGAGGAGTTCGACCGCCCGCGGGCCGACGAGGACGCCACGCCGTGTGGCTACACCGAGTACGAGACGAAGGAGCGCACGGCCGAGGAGGTGCCCGCGACCGGCGAGGGCGCCGAGGGGCTCGAACGCGAGGTCTGGGCCGCGCTGTACGAGGTCGAGGACCCGGAGATGCCCGTCAGCGTCGTCGATCTGGGGCTGATCTACGGGCTCGAACTCGACGACGGCGACGCGACGATCGACATGACGCTGACCTACAGCGGCTGTCCCGCCCGGGAGATCATCCTCGAGGAGGTCGAGGAAGCAGCGGAGGGCGTCGACGGCGTCGACGACGCCGAGGTCCGCCTCGTCTGGGCGCCGGACTGGTCGCTCGACCTCGTGACCGAACAGGGGAAGGAAGCGCTCCGGGAGTTCGGGATCAGTGTGGAGCGATGA
- the paaE gene encoding 1,2-phenylacetyl-CoA epoxidase subunit PaaE, whose protein sequence is MSDEPASGPSPDAGEQDPSVTTSGETTGAECPYCGSENTEREHPRGPSRCQSIHYCNDCLQQFKKFE, encoded by the coding sequence ATGAGCGACGAGCCAGCTTCGGGCCCCAGCCCCGACGCGGGCGAGCAGGACCCCAGTGTCACGACGAGTGGGGAAACTACAGGCGCGGAGTGTCCGTACTGCGGGTCGGAGAACACCGAGCGCGAGCACCCGCGCGGGCCGTCGCGCTGTCAGTCGATCCACTACTGCAACGACTGCCTCCAGCAGTTCAAGAAGTTCGAGTAG
- a CDS encoding MaoC/PaaZ C-terminal domain-containing protein encodes MPYSYEPHYFEEFEIGEEFISVGRTVTESDFVMHSALSGDWTELHTNKEYAEEQEFGERIAHGPMTFVQATGFVYRTGIVERTAVAFLGMNYMDLPNPVTIGDTLQLEMEVSEKKELSRDDAGLVVLDCVMENQEDTVVFEGDMKFLIKRKDAEEDAE; translated from the coding sequence ATGCCGTACAGCTACGAACCGCACTACTTCGAGGAGTTCGAGATCGGCGAGGAGTTCATCAGCGTCGGGCGGACGGTCACCGAATCTGACTTCGTGATGCACTCCGCGCTCAGCGGCGACTGGACCGAGCTGCACACCAACAAGGAGTACGCCGAGGAGCAGGAGTTCGGCGAGCGCATCGCCCACGGCCCGATGACGTTCGTCCAGGCGACGGGCTTTGTCTACCGGACGGGCATCGTCGAGCGAACTGCGGTCGCGTTCCTCGGGATGAACTACATGGATCTCCCGAACCCCGTCACCATCGGCGACACGCTCCAACTCGAGATGGAGGTCTCCGAGAAGAAGGAGCTCAGCCGCGACGACGCCGGGCTGGTCGTGCTCGACTGCGTGATGGAGAACCAGGAGGACACCGTGGTGTTCGAGGGCGATATGAAGTTCCTGATCAAGCGGAAGGACGCCGAGGAAGACGCCGAATAG
- the paaI gene encoding hydroxyphenylacetyl-CoA thioesterase PaaI, with protein MPDVPEATRERIESDPFCATLGIEVVDLAPGRARTELRVTEELLNFHGTPHGGAVYSLADAAFAAASNSRGETALALETNISYLDAVETGETLTATAEETHLAGRTAEYEVEVTDEKEDRIATFRGRVYRPE; from the coding sequence ATGCCCGACGTTCCCGAAGCGACCCGCGAGCGGATCGAGTCCGACCCGTTCTGTGCGACGCTGGGGATCGAGGTGGTCGATCTCGCCCCCGGCCGCGCCCGCACGGAACTGCGCGTGACCGAGGAACTACTGAACTTCCACGGCACACCCCACGGCGGCGCGGTCTACTCGCTGGCCGACGCCGCCTTCGCCGCGGCGTCGAATTCGCGGGGCGAGACGGCGCTGGCGCTCGAGACCAACATCTCCTACCTCGACGCTGTCGAGACGGGCGAGACGCTGACTGCGACCGCCGAGGAGACCCACCTCGCGGGCCGGACCGCCGAGTACGAGGTCGAAGTCACGGACGAGAAGGAGGATCGGATCGCGACGTTCCGCGGGCGGGTGTACCGCCCGGAGTAA
- the paaK gene encoding phenylacetate--CoA ligase PaaK: MVHKPIEGADREEIRDLQADRLRETVENAYENVPFYREKLDEAGVEPADIDSVDDVRKLPTTTKEDFRDEYPDGLFAVDDDEVTRIHASSGTTGKPKIVAYTDDDLDVWSEVVARSLAAAGVEAGDTVQNAYGYGLFTGGLGLHYGVEELGGTVIPIGGGQTQRQIELMRDLESDVFTCTPSYALYLAETAEEMGHDPRELPISTVIFGAEPCTDPMREEIEERLDVTGIDIYGLSEIVGPGVSNECHEAQNGLHIWEDRFLPEVVDPQTGEPVEEGEEGELVLTTLSKDALPVLRYRTGDLTTLTYEECDCGRTMVRMDNVTGRADDLLIVRGVNLYPSEIEDVVLDIDGVAPHYRIDLDREENLDVMELTVERAEDTDRGHAELEEEILERLENVLQFTPDELTLVESGGIARSEVGKVQRVYDNR, encoded by the coding sequence GCGGGGGTCGAGCCGGCGGACATCGACAGCGTCGACGACGTTCGGAAGCTCCCGACGACGACGAAGGAAGACTTCCGCGACGAGTACCCCGACGGGCTGTTCGCCGTCGACGACGACGAAGTCACGCGGATCCACGCCTCCTCCGGCACCACGGGTAAACCCAAAATCGTCGCCTACACCGACGACGACCTCGACGTCTGGAGCGAGGTGGTCGCCCGCTCGCTCGCGGCGGCTGGCGTCGAGGCCGGCGACACCGTCCAGAACGCCTACGGCTACGGGCTGTTCACTGGCGGGCTCGGCCTCCACTACGGCGTCGAGGAGCTCGGGGGGACGGTAATCCCCATCGGCGGCGGGCAGACCCAGCGCCAGATCGAGCTGATGCGTGACCTGGAGAGCGACGTGTTCACCTGCACGCCCTCCTACGCGCTCTACCTCGCCGAGACCGCCGAGGAGATGGGCCACGACCCCCGAGAACTGCCGATTTCGACTGTCATCTTCGGCGCCGAACCCTGCACGGACCCGATGCGCGAGGAGATCGAGGAGCGCCTCGACGTGACTGGGATCGACATCTACGGGCTCTCGGAGATCGTCGGCCCCGGCGTCTCGAACGAGTGCCACGAGGCCCAGAACGGCCTCCACATCTGGGAGGACCGCTTCCTCCCCGAGGTCGTCGACCCGCAGACGGGCGAGCCCGTCGAGGAGGGCGAGGAGGGCGAACTCGTGCTCACGACGCTGTCGAAGGATGCGCTGCCCGTCCTACGCTACCGGACCGGCGACCTGACGACGCTGACGTACGAGGAGTGTGACTGTGGGCGGACGATGGTCCGGATGGACAACGTCACCGGCCGCGCCGACGACCTGCTGATCGTCCGCGGCGTGAACCTCTACCCCAGCGAGATCGAAGACGTGGTGCTCGACATCGACGGCGTCGCGCCCCACTACCGCATCGACCTCGACCGCGAGGAGAACCTCGACGTGATGGAGCTCACCGTCGAACGCGCCGAGGACACGGACCGCGGCCACGCGGAGCTGGAGGAGGAGATCCTCGAACGCCTGGAGAACGTGCTCCAGTTCACGCCGGACGAACTCACGCTGGTCGAGTCCGGCGGGATCGCCCGCAGCGAGGTCGGGAAGGTCCAGCGCGTCTACGACAACCGGTAG